AGTATTTATTAATGAAAATTTTGTTCTTTTGAATATCGAATAATAAATAAGAAATAATAAGTATCGATTTTAAATTGAAAAATTGTCTAATGATTCTCAAAAATAAATATTTAACCTCCTCATTGAATTTTCACTATTATGGAAGCTATGAACAAAGTTTCAGGATATATCAAAATAATTTGCTTCTTCTTTTCTAAAATGTTCAATAACTTCAACAACAGATTTAGAATCGAGCAGGCATTCACGAAAATCTTCATTATTCATAAGGCGCGAAATTCTACTCAACAGTTTTATATGTGAACTAACTAAACTATCCCTTCCAATTATCAGAAACACAAGGCGGACAGGTTGATCATCCAAAGCTTCGTAATCAACTGGATTTTTTGTAATTGCAAACGCAACGACAATCTCTGTGACGGCATCAGTTTTTCCATGTGGCACGGCAAAGCCTTTTCCCACACCAGTTGAGAGAACTTTTTCACGCTCGAGAACACAATTTCTGACTTTATCTTTATCCAACACTTTACTCGATTTCGAGACAGTATCGACCAATGCATCAATTATTTCATATTTATCTTTTGCTTCTAATTCGAGCAAAACATTTTCTTGGTTAAGTAAATCGCTGATTTTCATCTTATAGTATTCATTAATTAAGCGTTCAAATATAAATTAACGTTATTCTAAAATCAATTGCAGGT
This Ignavibacteria bacterium DNA region includes the following protein-coding sequences:
- a CDS encoding PTS sugar transporter subunit IIA: MKISDLLNQENVLLELEAKDKYEIIDALVDTVSKSSKVLDKDKVRNCVLEREKVLSTGVGKGFAVPHGKTDAVTEIVVAFAITKNPVDYEALDDQPVRLVFLIIGRDSLVSSHIKLLSRISRLMNNEDFRECLLDSKSVVEVIEHFRKEEANYFDIS